The following are from one region of the Nicotiana tabacum cultivar K326 chromosome 3, ASM71507v2, whole genome shotgun sequence genome:
- the LOC142178425 gene encoding uncharacterized protein LOC142178425, translating into MLVSTIFDGIRYRSWRRSVLRGLSVKNKLGFISGEWRQPDPSSPQFRQWERCDNMVTSWILNSLSKEIADSVEYANHDVELWKELEDRYEQTNRARLYQIQKEINDLSQGTFDITTYYTKLKKL; encoded by the coding sequence ATGCTAGTTTCAACTATATTTGACGGAATAAGGTACAGGTCTTGGAGGAGGAGTGTGTTGAGAGGTTTGTCTGTGAAGAACAAGTTAGGTTTCATAAGTGGAGAGTGGAGACAACCAGATCCTTCATCACCACAATTTCGACAATGGGAACGTTGTGACAATATGGTGACATCCTGGATTCTAAACTCTCTTTCTAAAGAAATCGCAGATAGTGTAGAATATGCAAATCATGATGTTGAGCTTTGGAAGGAATTGGAGGATCGCTATGAACAAACTAATAGAGCTAGGCTGTATCAAATTCAGAAAGAGATCAATGACCTTTCTCAAGGTACTTTTGACATTACTACCTATTACACTAAGTTGAAGAAACTCTGA